The following DNA comes from Nocardioides sp. JQ2195.
CGGCGCGATCGGCACCACGGTCGAGCACCCACTGCAGCTGCTCACCCTGCCGTTGCTGGACTGGCGCAATGAGTTCGGAGGGGTGCGGTTCTGGGACCGGCTTCTCGGTTCGACCCTGAGGGCGACCTCCGGATCCGTGTGGGAACTGGCCACCGGCGCCACGAGTGCTGAGTTCGACAAGGTCCTGATGGAGGCGTCCCGATGAAACCGACGGCACAGGCGCCACTGGCAGGCGTCACAGTGATCGAGCTGAGCACCGTGTTCATGGCCCCCTACTGCGCGCAGCTCCTGGCGGAGTGGGGAGCCGACGTGATCAAGGTCGAGAGCCCCGATGGCGACACGGTGCGCAGCATCAACGATCACCAGGGCAGTGGACTGGGCCCGGTCTTCGTCACCGCCAACCGCGGCAAGCGCTCGGTTGCGCTCGACCTCAAGGACCCACGAGGAATGGCGGCGCTGCGCTCTCTCGTCGCCGACGCCGACGTGTTCCTGCACAACATCCGACCTCCTGCCGCCCGACGTCTCGGCATCACTGGTGAGGAACTGCTGGAGATCAACCCGCGCCTGATCCATTGCGGCTTCCGCGGGTTCGGCGCGGGTGGCCCCTACGCGGACCAGCCGGCGTACGACGACGTGATCCAAGCCGCATCGGGAGTCGCGGCGGCCCAGGCGGTGGACGGCTCTGAGCCGGCGTACTGGCGCTCGGCCGCGGCCGACAAGATCATGGGGCTCTACGGAGCAGCTGCGATCAGCGCGGCCCTGGCGGGCCGCGGCAGCACGGACCTGGGTCGGATCATCGAGGTGCCGATGTTCGAGGGCATGGCCTCCTTCATGCTGCTCGATCGCCAGGGTGGCTGGGTCCAGAACCCGCCGACCGGCCCCACCGGTTATGCCCGCACCGACTCCGAGCACCGCAAGCCCTATCGGACGTCGGACGGCCATCTCTCCGTGATGGTCTACGCCGACAAGCAGTGGTTGGCGTTCTTCGACCTGATCGGCAAGCCGGAACTGGGCTCGGACCCGAGATTCGCCACCATCGGAGCCAGGACGCGGAACATCGACGAGCTCTACTCGATCTTGGCTGACGAGATGCTCCGGCACACGACGCAGGAGTGGATGGCGCTCTTCCGAGCGGCCGACATCCCCCATGGCCCGGTCAACTCGATCGAGGACCTCTTCGAGGACGAGCACCTCGTGGCCACCGAGTTCTTCCACACGCTCGACCAGCCGGGGCTCGGCGAGGTGCGCCTGGCCCGTTCGCCCATATCGATGGGCGTGCCACCCCACCCTGCTCGACCGGCTCCACGCCTGGGCGAGCACACGGAGCAGGTGCTGGAGGGCACGGGTCTGGGTCCTGATGACGTGGCCAAGCTGGTGGCTGACGGCGTCGCCGTGGCACTGCCGCGGGACTGAGGTGCCTGCCACGTCGTCGAACGGTCCGGGTCGCCGGGCTGGTGACGGGCGTGCCTTCGCCACGACCGTCATCGGGGCGAGCATGCTCACGACACTCGGTTCCATGCCGGTGTTCCTGCTGGCCGTCCTGTCGCCCTACGTCCGATCGGACCTGGACTTCGGTGCCAGTCGGCTCGGGCTCACGGTGGGCTGCTACTTCACCTTTGCCGCCGTCGGGGCGATGCTGGTCGGGCCGGTCGCGGACCGGGTGTCAGCCCGGCTGAGCGCCGTGGCCGCGGGTGCCCTGTGCGCCGGAGGCGGCCTGGGGGTCGCGGTCTGGGGAACGTCGTGGCGGAACCTGGTCATCCTGATGGCGGTGCTCGGCCTCGCGAATGCCGCCTGCCAGGTCACGGCGAACCTGACCTTGGCCCGCTCCATCTCGGCGGAGCGCCGGGGCTTCGGCTTTGCCGTCAAGCAGTCGGCGATCCCCGCAGCCATCCTCGTGGCCGGCTTGTGCGTCCCGATTGCCAACGGAGCACTCGGTTGGCGGGCGATGTATGCCGCAACGGGCCTGTTGGGACTCGTGGTGGTGGTCCTCGGACTCGGTCGACGACAGCCGGTCGTGGCGCGGGCGGCCGGCTCCGGCGAGGACGACCGGCCGCCCCTGTTGCCGCTCGTTCTGCTGATGATCGCGATGACGTTCGGAAGTGCTGCCGCCAACTCGATGGGTGCCTTCGTCGCCACGTGGGGCGCAGAGATCGGCCTGTCGCCGGCGCGGGTGGGTGTGGTGATGGCGCTGGGCAGTGGACTGAACATCCTGGTGCGGCTGGTCTCGGGCCTGCTCGCCGACCGCCGCCAAGGTCGCAACCTGCCCGTCGTGACCGGTCAGTTCCTGATCGGTGCCCTCGCCCTGATGGTGCTCTCCTGGCCGTCGCCGACGATCTTCTGGCCGGTCACGGTCCTGGCATTCGCGCTGGGCTGGTCCTGGCCCGGACTGATGATGTACGCCGTCGTGCGGATCAGCCGCGACGGTCCCGCGACCGCCTCGGGGATGCTCCAGGCCGGCGCCTTCGCCGGCGGCGCGGCCGGCCCGATGTGCTTCGGGTTGCTCGGGGACACAGTGGGTTTCGTGCCCGCGTGGCGGTTTGCCTCGGCGGTGTTCGTGATCGGTGCGGCCCTGATCGTGATCGCTCGTCGGTTGCTGGTCACGGACCTGGTCAATCGACCACCCCGGGAGCCCCTCGGCTACGGCGGTGGCAGGCTCAGCAATCCGGCGAGGATGGCCTCGCGGCCGGCCTCGGATGAATGATGGCGCACTCGAGGCTCCTGGGTTGCGGCGCCGGCTCGAGCCGGGAGGTCGCTCCGCGGGTGCCTTCGGGGGCGTTCGGGGGTTTGAGGGGTGCCTTCAGGGGTGCTTGAGGTGGTCGACCAGCTCCAGCAGGTGCTCGACGGAACGCGCGAAGGTGCCGCGTGACCACTCGCCGGGCATGGACGAGTGGTGATAGAGGCCCTCGCCGATCAGCATGATCGCCTCGGCGGCGTAGCGGTCGCCGACTTCTTCCTGGATGAGCTCCAGCCAGGCCTGGTGCACCCACTCGAGGGCATCGACCGCGGGCTGCCACGACGACTGCGCCAGTCGCAGCACCGCTATGTAGAAGGTGTCGAGGTCGGAACCACTGGTCCATGACGTCCGCACGTAGTGCCGGGCCGGCCCCTCGGGCGCCTCGGCCATGATGACCAGGTCCCGTTCGCAGATGGTGCGGAACTCCTCGAGCACGGCCTCGGCGAGCGCCTCCTTGCTGGGGAAGTGGTAGAGCACTCCACCCTTCGACAGGTCGGCCCGGGCCGCGACCGCATCGATCGTGGTGGCGCGCTCGCCGTCGCTGCGCAGCAACTCGCAGTAGGCGAGCAGCGCCTTGTTGCGGGCCTTCGGCGGGCGGCTCATGGGGGCGACCCTATCCAGTGGTGCACGTCACCGCCGATTCGTTCGTAACTGTACCGGCCAGACGGTATAGTTATCGGGTGACCATCCACCAGCTCGAGCTCGCCCCCGATCAGCTCACCCGCCGCGCGCGGTGGGCCGCTCTGGCTGTGCTGATGCTGCCGGTGCTGCTGGTCTCGATCGACAACACCGCACTGAGCTTCGCCGTACCCTCCCTGTCGCGTTCGCTCGAGCCGAGCGGCAACCAGCTGCTGTGGATCATCGACGTCTATCCGCTGGTGCTGGCCGCCCTGCTCGTCACCATGGGCAGCCTCGGTGACCGGATCGGCCGGCGCCGGATCCTGCTCCTCGGCAGCAGCGGCTTCGCCGCGGTCTCGGTGCTCGCCGCGTTCGCGCCGTCCGCGGGCTGGCTGATCCTCGCGCGCGGCCTGCTCGGCATCTTCGGCGCCATGCTGATGCCGGCGACCATGTCGCTGATCCGCAACATCTTCACCGACGCCGGCGAGCGACGCATCGCGATCGCCATCTGGATGGCCGGCTTCTCCGGCGGCGCCGCTCTCGGGCCGCTGGTCGGTGGCTGGCTCCTGGAGCACTTCTGGTGGGGCTCGATCTTCCTGATCGCCCTGCCCGTCCTGGTGCCGCTGCTGGTGCTCGGTCCGCGCCTGCTTCCCGAGTCGCGTGACCCCGACCCGGGACCGGTCGACCTGGCCGGCATCCTGCTGGTCTCCACCGCCCTGGCCGCCATCGTGTTCGCGATCAAGACCGTGGCCACGCACGGCTTCGACCAGGTCGCCGTGCTCACGATCGGCATCGGCATCGCCGCCGGGGTGGCGTTCGTACGTCGCATGCTCACCCGCCGCAACCCGATGCTCGACGTGCGACTCTTCGGCAACCCGGTCTTCTCGATGGCGCTGGTGGTCAACCTGGTCAGCGTGTTCGCTTTGGTGGGCTTCATCTACTTCCTCACCCAGCACCTGCAGCTGATCGCGGGCCGGTCGCCGCTGGACTCGGCGGTCATGATGATCCCGGGCCTGGTCGTGACCATCGCCCTGGGCCTGGGCGCCGTGCCCCTGGCGCGTCGCTTCGGCGCCGTGCAGGTGATGGTGGCCGGCGTGCTGGCCAACGGTGTCGGCTACCTCGTCGTGTCCGCGTTGGGCCACACCGGCTCCGGCGCCGCGCTTCTGATCGGCTTCGTGCTGGTCTGCGCCGGCGTCGGCATGTCCGAGACGGTGTCGAACGACCTCGCCCTCAGTGCCGTGCCGCCCTCGAAGGCCGGGGCTGCCTCGGCGGTCTCGGAGACGGCGTACGAGGTCGGTGCGGTGCTCGGCACGGCGGTCCTGGGCAGCCTGCTCAACCTCGCCTACCGGCAAGGGGTCCACGTGCCGGTGACTGTCGCCGCGGACGACGCCGAGCAGGCTCGCTCGACCCTCGGCGGTGCCGTCGAGGTCGCCGGCGACCTCCCGACGCACGCTGCGGATGCCCTGTTGGCCTCGGCCGCGCATGCCTTCGACTCCGGCGTCACGGTGACTGCGGCCATTGCCAGCGGACTGTCCTTCCTGGTCGCGCTCGCTGCCCACCGGATCCTCCGCCCCTCACGAACGGTGGATTCTTGATGCGCGAACACTCAATTGTTGACGCGCGAACCGTCAATCCTTGATGTGGTTCTCCGGTCGCCCGGACGATCTTGATGAGTCGGTCTGGACCGGCGTCGAGTTCACCCGCGGCCTGCCAGCCAGGTAGCGGCCGTTCGGCGTACGACGGTGCACCAAGGACCCACAGTTCGAGCAACAAGAACTGCCCGTTCGCGCAGCAAGAATCCACCGTTCGCGTATTATGTGCGTATGCATGCATATACCGATGAAGATCTCGACTCGCACCTGCCGGTGGCGGTCGAGATCTTCTCGCTGCTCGCGGACGCGACCAGGGTGCGGATCGTGCTCGCCCTGCGCGAGGGGGAGCGCTCGGTGGGCGTGCTGGCCGACGAGGTGGGCAAGTCGCAGGCCGCCGTCTCCCAGCACCTGGCCAAGCTGCGGATGAGCCGCGTCGTGGCCACCCGGCAGGAGGGCAACCGGGTGTTCTACCGACTGGCCAACCAGCATGCCCTCGAACTGGTCGAGGTCGCCTTCAACCAGGCCGAGCACGCTGTCGACGCCGTGGTCCGGCACCGGGACGCCTGATGGGGCACGGCCACGACCACGCATCGAGCCGGGCCGAGGACCGCGGCCGGCTCAAGGTCGTCCTGCTCGTCACGGCGACCGTCATGGTGGTCGAGGTCGTCGGCGCCTTCGTCAGCGGATCCCTCGCGCTGCTGGCCGACGCGGGCCACATGGCCACCGACGCTGCCGCCGTGCTGCTCGCGCTCGGGGCGTCGTACGTCGCCACGCTGCGGCCGGGACCGCGCTCCACCTTCGGATACCACCGGGCCGAGATCCTGGCGGCGCTGCTCAACGCCCTGGTGCTGCTGGGCGTCTGCGCCTACCTCGCGTACGCCGGGATCAGCCGGCTGGCCGACCCCACGCACGTCGATGCCGGTCCGATGATCGTGTTCGCCACGGTCGGGCTGCTGGCCAACGGGGTCTCGCTGGCGATCCTGAGCCGCGCCGACGGGGAGTCGCTGAACATGCGCGGCGCGATCAACGAGGTCCTCGCGGACCTGGTCGGCTCGGTGCTGGCGATCGCGGCGGGCGTGGTCATCTGGACCACCGACTTCCAGCGGGCGGACCCGATCGCGTCCTTGGTCATCGCGGTGATGATCCTGCCGCGCTCCCTCGTGCTGTTGCGTGACTCGTTGCGGGTCCTGCTCGAGATCGCACCTGCCCACCTCGACCTCGCCGACATACGTGCTCACCTGGCCGAGGTGGACGGTGTCACCGACGTCCACGACCTGCACGCCTGGACCATCACGTCAGGGCTCCCGAGCCTCTCCGCGCACGTCACCGTGACCGACGAGGCACTCGAGCGGCGCGGGGTGGGCGGCATCCTCGACCAGCTCCAGGAGTGCGCCGCCGATCACTTCGAGCTGCACCACGCCACGTTCCAGATCGAGCCGGTCGCGCATCGCCAGCACGAGCAGCTCGGCGACGCCGACTGCGACTGACTGAGACAACCTCGCCAAGCCCAGTGAGGTTAGGCTACCCTTTGTTCCATGAGCGATGGCACGGTGTTCCGCGGCGAGGGCCTGGACCTGTCCTACTTCTCCCGCGCCGTCGTCCACTCGGCCTCACTCTGCGTCACCGCGGGTCGTGTGCACGCGCTGGTCGGACCCAACGGCAGTGGGAAGTCGACGCTGCTCAGGGCCATGGCCCGGTTGCACAAGGCAGATGCGGGCCACCTCACCCTCGGTGACGAGTCCGTCTCCACCCTGGGGAAGCGGGAGTTCGCCCGCGTCATCACCCTGTTGTCACAGAATCGGCCGGTGCCCTCGGGGGTCCCGGTCGGCGAGGTCGTCGAGTTCGGTCGCCACCCCTACCGGGGCAAGTGGCGGGCCCACGACCCTGACGGTCCGGCCGCCGTCG
Coding sequences within:
- a CDS encoding CoA transferase, producing MKPTAQAPLAGVTVIELSTVFMAPYCAQLLAEWGADVIKVESPDGDTVRSINDHQGSGLGPVFVTANRGKRSVALDLKDPRGMAALRSLVADADVFLHNIRPPAARRLGITGEELLEINPRLIHCGFRGFGAGGPYADQPAYDDVIQAASGVAAAQAVDGSEPAYWRSAAADKIMGLYGAAAISAALAGRGSTDLGRIIEVPMFEGMASFMLLDRQGGWVQNPPTGPTGYARTDSEHRKPYRTSDGHLSVMVYADKQWLAFFDLIGKPELGSDPRFATIGARTRNIDELYSILADEMLRHTTQEWMALFRAADIPHGPVNSIEDLFEDEHLVATEFFHTLDQPGLGEVRLARSPISMGVPPHPARPAPRLGEHTEQVLEGTGLGPDDVAKLVADGVAVALPRD
- a CDS encoding cation diffusion facilitator family transporter, which encodes MGHGHDHASSRAEDRGRLKVVLLVTATVMVVEVVGAFVSGSLALLADAGHMATDAAAVLLALGASYVATLRPGPRSTFGYHRAEILAALLNALVLLGVCAYLAYAGISRLADPTHVDAGPMIVFATVGLLANGVSLAILSRADGESLNMRGAINEVLADLVGSVLAIAAGVVIWTTDFQRADPIASLVIAVMILPRSLVLLRDSLRVLLEIAPAHLDLADIRAHLAEVDGVTDVHDLHAWTITSGLPSLSAHVTVTDEALERRGVGGILDQLQECAADHFELHHATFQIEPVAHRQHEQLGDADCD
- a CDS encoding MFS transporter; this translates as MTIHQLELAPDQLTRRARWAALAVLMLPVLLVSIDNTALSFAVPSLSRSLEPSGNQLLWIIDVYPLVLAALLVTMGSLGDRIGRRRILLLGSSGFAAVSVLAAFAPSAGWLILARGLLGIFGAMLMPATMSLIRNIFTDAGERRIAIAIWMAGFSGGAALGPLVGGWLLEHFWWGSIFLIALPVLVPLLVLGPRLLPESRDPDPGPVDLAGILLVSTALAAIVFAIKTVATHGFDQVAVLTIGIGIAAGVAFVRRMLTRRNPMLDVRLFGNPVFSMALVVNLVSVFALVGFIYFLTQHLQLIAGRSPLDSAVMMIPGLVVTIALGLGAVPLARRFGAVQVMVAGVLANGVGYLVVSALGHTGSGAALLIGFVLVCAGVGMSETVSNDLALSAVPPSKAGAASAVSETAYEVGAVLGTAVLGSLLNLAYRQGVHVPVTVAADDAEQARSTLGGAVEVAGDLPTHAADALLASAAHAFDSGVTVTAAIASGLSFLVALAAHRILRPSRTVDS
- a CDS encoding metalloregulator ArsR/SmtB family transcription factor gives rise to the protein MHAYTDEDLDSHLPVAVEIFSLLADATRVRIVLALREGERSVGVLADEVGKSQAAVSQHLAKLRMSRVVATRQEGNRVFYRLANQHALELVEVAFNQAEHAVDAVVRHRDA
- a CDS encoding TetR/AcrR family transcriptional regulator; translated protein: MSRPPKARNKALLAYCELLRSDGERATTIDAVAARADLSKGGVLYHFPSKEALAEAVLEEFRTICERDLVIMAEAPEGPARHYVRTSWTSGSDLDTFYIAVLRLAQSSWQPAVDALEWVHQAWLELIQEEVGDRYAAEAIMLIGEGLYHHSSMPGEWSRGTFARSVEHLLELVDHLKHP
- a CDS encoding MFS transporter, translating into MLTTLGSMPVFLLAVLSPYVRSDLDFGASRLGLTVGCYFTFAAVGAMLVGPVADRVSARLSAVAAGALCAGGGLGVAVWGTSWRNLVILMAVLGLANAACQVTANLTLARSISAERRGFGFAVKQSAIPAAILVAGLCVPIANGALGWRAMYAATGLLGLVVVVLGLGRRQPVVARAAGSGEDDRPPLLPLVLLMIAMTFGSAAANSMGAFVATWGAEIGLSPARVGVVMALGSGLNILVRLVSGLLADRRQGRNLPVVTGQFLIGALALMVLSWPSPTIFWPVTVLAFALGWSWPGLMMYAVVRISRDGPATASGMLQAGAFAGGAAGPMCFGLLGDTVGFVPAWRFASAVFVIGAALIVIARRLLVTDLVNRPPREPLGYGGGRLSNPARMASRPASDE